A genomic stretch from Dermochelys coriacea isolate rDerCor1 chromosome 24, rDerCor1.pri.v4, whole genome shotgun sequence includes:
- the NPHS1 gene encoding nephrin: MVSKGPVTMFLCLLLGAFTRGASPQQAFRVEPDNSTVLEGAVAVLQCVVENPSGVVQWVKDGLLLGPDRNIPGFPRYSMTGDPSKGEHHLRIVGSQLADDGGYECQAGRSKDSPGIVSRTALLSVLVPPKTPVFKEYEANSTVTWVAGVEYRVTCSSGDAKPAAEIFFSKGGSPLSDVSHQVHSGSSEKLSSTEAVLRVTPQSLDNRKCLVCAATNEAVLAPVVAGFTMNILFPPQPPTIEGYKRPEIKAGETLKLTCISLSGNPLATLQWLKNGKVVSTSWETEDARGASRSLLTLSIKPEDNGAQLRCEAMNQVSPLPLMASVTLRVVFLPTEVSILGSSSTAENKQISLSCSTTPSNPPVQLRWWLGWRELTTTEVTVTEAAHGGTVTVSNLTHMARREENGLPLTCEAFNEVVLFTRSASLPLSVQYPPQKVWIEAPPPDSRFRAGTKVRLTCFASGGNPAPRLIWIKDTKSLKEGTQVASGKIVSKELILTTSPSDNLAIYRCNASNDGKSPPLTAQTRLFVQFPPIDVKIITMAKEVRRGQTLTLTCVTGSSNPFATLAWFKDTEKLKGVDLGQKPAEFGGLSTSGKVTLVASSSDNGQRVTCQAYSSVLAETVNTFYKLNILYPPEFSSEQPSVVQGVEHGAVELPLQVSANPPELSCSWSFRGKVLKPEGSPRHHLQAGGSLAIWNVSRADVGLYRARCQNPEGQNETHLHLDVHYAPSIRSLGDPVYVDLGATAELVCIADANPTSAGMFQWTWLGAEERSLEELELEPEALGAVGRLRIQGARRTQAGLYECRVDNGLPPPARGSARLIVRFKPEIEKGMGLGKVAMPGDRSSPAVLQCRAQGVPSVQFSWAKNGAALDPDNPRYTEHTWHEGTWHSSTLTIANVSAAHDYAIFTCRASNTLGTDRLDIQLLSTSSPDPPTGLKVVSITHNSATLEWIPGFDGGLPQRFRIRYRWPGAPSALYMDVFPAQTPAFTLTGLSPDTPYSIGVSAHNALGESAQGPSVTVTTAELPLEEAPVVDPEVPRTEAPVLPPALVGGLSALGALLLLSNATLLACLFRRRQARAGVREEAKKRMKPSSGNDYSLGEAVNPAAWQTILDSYSERSASSEGSSVGTWPGYMPGREYRPRLPPHPERAEGKMDTGTTGPVAVPDSGFPACWLGPLAPHEYEDVMDPGVYEELGALHLRAPAPLCPGVLPYQDYTGAYPWRGQSRAGSEDPLRIYDEVADMPPPGADEGLPFELRGELV; the protein is encoded by the exons ATGGTGTCCAAGGGACCTGTCACCATGTTCCTCTGTCTTCTCCTTGGTGCCTTCACAAGAG GGGCCAGCCCCCAGCAGGCTTTCAGAGTGGAGCCAGATAACAGCACAGTCCTGGAAGGGGCTGTGGCTGTCTTGCAGTGCGTGGTGGAAAATCCCTCAGGAGTGGTCCAGTGGGTGAAGGATGGGTTGCTGCTAGGACCGGACAGAAACATCCCCGGATTCCCCCGCTACAGTATGACGGGAGACCCCAGCAAAG GGGAGCACCACCTGCGGATCGTGGGCAGCCAGCTGGCAGACGACGGGGGCTACGAGTGCCAGGCGGGGCGCTCCAAGGATAGCCCGGGCATTGTGTCGCGCACGGCACTGCTCAGTGTGCTGG tGCCCCCCAAGACACCTGTCTTCAAGGAGTACGAAGCCAACAGCACCGTGACCTGGGTTGCCGGTGTGGAGTACAGGGTGACCTGCAGCTCCGGGGACGCCAAGCCGGCTGCAGAGATCTTCTTCAGCAAGG GTGGCAGCCCCCTCTCCGATGTGTCGCACCAGGTGCACTCTGGGTCCAGCGAGAAGCTCTCCAGCACCGAGGCCGTGCTCAG GGTCACCCCACAGAGCTTGGACAACAGGAAGTGTCTGGTCTGTGCAGCCACAAATGAGGCTGTCTTGGCCCCTGTGGTAGCTGGCTTCACCATGAACATCCTAT TCCCACCTCAGCCACCCACCATTGAAGGATACAAACGCCCCGAAATCAAAGCTGGAGAGACCCTGAAACTCACCTGCATCTCGCTGAGCGGGAACCCACTGGCCACGCTGCAATGGCTAAAG AATGGGAAAGTGGTTTCCACCAGCTGGGAGACAGAGGATGCTAGGGGCGCCTCCCGCAGCCTCCTGACCCTCAGCATCAAACCCGAGGACAACGGGGCTCAGCTGCGCTGCGAAGCCATGAACCAGGTGTCGCCCCTGCCCCTGATGGCCAGTGTCACCCTGCGTGTGGTCT ttctCCCCACAGAAGTTTCCATCCTGGGCTCCAGCAGCACAGCGGAGAACAAGCAGATCTCGCTCTCCTGCTCCACCACCCCCAGCAACCCCCCAGTGCAGCTGCGCTGGTGGTTGGGCTGGCGGGAGCTGACCACCACCGAGGTCACCGTCACCGAG GCAGCGCACGGCGGAACAGTGACCGTCTCCAACCTGACGCACATGGCCCGGCGCGAGGAGAACGGGCTGCCCCTCACCTGCGAGGCCTTCAACGAGGTTGTGCTCTTCACCCGTAGTGCCAGCCTGCCCCTCAGCGTGCAGT ACCCACCCCAGAAGGTGTGGatcgaggccccaccccctgacagccgATTCCGGGCCGGCACCAAGGTCAGGCTGACCTGCTTTGCCAGTGGGGGGAACCCGGCTCCCCGCCTCATCTGGATCAAG GACACCAAGTCCCTCAAGGAGGGGACCCAGGTGGCCTCGGGCAAGATCGTCTCCAAAGAGCTGATCCTGACCACCAGCCCCAGCGACAACCTGGCCATCTACCGCTGCAATGCTTCCAACGACGGCAAGAGTCCGCCGCTCACGGCCCAGACCCGCCTCTTCGTCCAGT tCCCTCCCATAGACGTGAAGATCATAACCATGGCCAAGGAGGTGCGACGTGGCCAGACACTGACCCTGACCTGCGTCACCGGCAGCAGCAACCCCTTCGCCACCCTGGCCTGGTTCAAGGACACAGAGAA GCTGAAGGGTGTGGATCTAGGGCAGAAGCCGGCAGAGTTCGGGGGTCTCTCCACCTCGGGGAAGGTGACCCTGGTAGCATCGTCCTCTGACAATGGGCAGCGGGTAACGTGCCAGGCCTACAGCTCTGTCCTGGCTGAGACTGTCAACACCTTCTACAAGCTCAACATCCTGT ATCCACCTGAGTTCTCGTCAGAGCAGCCGTCTGTGGTCCAGGGTGTGGAACACGGAGCCGTGGAGCTCCCCCTGCAAGTTTCCGCCAACCCCCCCGAActgagctgcagctggagcttCCGTGGGAAGGTGCTGAAACCag AGGGGTCCCCCCGGCACCACCTACAGGCAGGGGGCAGCCTGGCCATCTGGAATGTGAGCCGGGCCGACGTGGGTCTGTACCGGGCACGGTGCCAGAACCCTGAGGGGCAGAACGAGACCCACCTCCACCTGGATGTGCACT atGCCCCCTCCATCCGCAGTCTAGGGGACCCTGTCTACGTGGATCTGGGTGCCACGGCTGAGCTCGTATGCATAGCCGACGCCAACCCCACCTCTGCGGGCATGTTCCAGTGGACGTGGCTG GGGGCAGAGGAGCGCAGcctggaggagctggagctggagccagaggccTTGGGGGCCGTGGGGCGGCTGCGGATCCAGGGGGCGCGGCGGACACAAGCTGGACTCTATGAGTGCCGCGTGGACAacgggctgccccctccagcccgcGGCAGCGCCCGCCTCATTGTGCGCT tCAAGCCAGAGATTGAgaagggcatggggctggggaaggtggcCATGCCTGGGGACAGGAGCTCACCCGCCGTCCTGCAGTGCCGTGCCCAGGGGGTCCCCAGCGTGCAGTTCAGCTGGGCCAAGAACGGAGCAGCCTTGGACCCTGACAATCCCAG gtaCACGGAGCACACATGGCATGAGGGCACCTGGCACAGCAGCACCCTGACCATCGCCAATGTCAGCGCTGCGCACGACTATGCCATCTTCACCTGCCGCGCCAGCAACACACTGGGCACAGACAGACTGGACATCCAGCTCCTCAGCACCA gctcccctgacccccccacGGGGTTAAAGGTCGTGAGCATCACCCACAATTCAGCCACCCTGGAGTGGATCCCCGGGTTCGATGGGGGGCTACCCCAAAGATTCCGCATCAG gtaCCGCTGGCCGGGCGCCCCCAGTGCCCTGTACATGGACGTGTTCCCCGCCCAGACCCCCGCATTCACCCTGACGGGGCTGAGCCCAGACACCCCCTACAGTATTGGCGTCAGCGCCCACAATGCCCTGGGGGAGAGCGCCCAGGGCCCCAGTGTCACCGTCACCACCGCag AGCTGCCCTTAGAGGAGGCGCCAGTTGTGGACCCTGAAGTGCCACGAACAG AAGCCCCGGTATTGCCCCCGGCCCTCGTTGGGGGGCTGAGCGCACTGGGAGCCCTGCTACTGCTCTCCAACGCCACCCTCCTCGCCTGCCTGTTCAGACGGCGCCAGGCCCGGGCAG GTGTCCGGGAGGAGGCCAAGAAGAG GATGAAGCCCAGTTCTGGGAATGACTACAGCTTGGGAGAAGCAGTAAATCCAGCGGCATGGCAGACAATCCTGGACAGTTACTCAGAGAGGAGTGCATCCTCTGAG GGCAGTTCcgtgggcacctggccagggtACATGCCTGGCCGTGAGTATCGACCCCGGCTGCCCCCACACCCCGAGAGAGCCGAGGGGAAGATGGACACCGGCACCACAG GTCCCGTTGCAGTTCCAGACTCTGGGTTCCCTGCATGCTGGCTCGGCCCCTTGGCCCCCCACGAATACGAGGACGTGATGGACCCTGGGGTCTATGAGGAACTGGGGGCCCTGCACCTGCGagctcctgccccactctgcccagggGTGCTACCCTACCAGGACTATACG ggcGCCTATCCATGGAGGGGCCAGTCCCGGGCTGGCTCTGAGGACCCCCTGAGGATCTACGACGAGGTGGCAGACATGCCCCCCCCTGGGGCAGATGAGGGGCTGCCTTTTGAGCTAAGGGGGGAGCTGGTGTGA